A part of Melittangium boletus DSM 14713 genomic DNA contains:
- the istB gene encoding IS21-like element helper ATPase IstB — MSHELVHARVREHLERLRLGHLAERLDALLAEAARGEPTYLDFLDALLSEEMGAKQRKRVSMGITIAHFPAVKTLEDFDFKAQPSVDAKLVRELATGRFIAQAQNVLLFGPPGVGKTHLAIGLGRAAVESGHSVLFTSATALLAALAKAESEGVLKDKLNYFAKPKLLVVDELGYLPFEKRSAHLFFQLVARRYEKGSLLLTTNQLVGQWGGVFGDDVLAAAILDRLLHHSHTLLIQGDSYRLRQKRKAGLLGRGSPQTPDAGAEPGR, encoded by the coding sequence ATGAGCCACGAGCTGGTCCACGCGCGCGTGCGCGAGCACCTGGAGCGGCTGAGGCTGGGACACCTGGCCGAGAGGTTGGACGCGTTGCTGGCGGAGGCGGCACGCGGCGAGCCCACGTACCTGGACTTCCTCGACGCGCTGCTGAGCGAGGAGATGGGGGCCAAGCAGCGCAAGCGCGTGAGCATGGGGATAACAATCGCGCACTTCCCCGCGGTGAAGACGCTGGAGGACTTCGACTTCAAGGCGCAGCCCTCGGTGGACGCGAAGCTGGTGCGGGAGCTGGCCACGGGACGCTTCATCGCCCAGGCGCAGAATGTGCTGCTCTTCGGCCCACCGGGCGTGGGCAAGACGCACCTGGCGATTGGGCTGGGCCGCGCGGCGGTGGAGAGCGGACACTCGGTGCTCTTCACCAGCGCCACGGCACTGCTGGCGGCGCTGGCCAAGGCCGAAAGCGAGGGCGTGCTCAAGGACAAGCTCAACTACTTCGCCAAGCCCAAGCTGCTGGTGGTGGACGAGTTGGGCTACCTGCCCTTCGAGAAGCGCAGTGCCCACCTCTTCTTCCAACTGGTGGCGCGTCGCTACGAGAAGGGCAGCCTGCTTCTCACCACCAATCAGCTGGTGGGCCAGTGGGGCGGCGTCTTCGGCGATGACGTGCTGGCGGCGGCCATCCTCGACCGACTGTTGCACCACAGCCACACGCTGCTGATTCAAGGCGACAGCTACCGGCTGCGGCAGAAGCGCAAGGCCGGGCTGCTGGGCCGTGGCTCGCCGCAGACCCCTGACGCCGGAGCAGAACCCGGGCGCTGA